tgatagtgacgttctaatcATGTTACattgttatacaattttgcactcaattctgtctttgcaaatggcgatttgaaatggaatacaatataattattaaactgatcaattatggcaagttctttcacaataatttgattacaatcttgtttaaaccagtgaagatcaaccgtagcaattatCGTACTtgcttgcttgtccacttctttctctttgCCGGCGGGCTCTTCGAATCCtccatctttctcctcctcttcctgtttctgctcctcctcctcctccacctgcagcggcttctggatcggtgtactgcaccttggttcataatagaaactatcggaatcaagatcacactggataccaatagactgagtttgtgccttgtccaaaatatcagaacacaaagaataggacattttagatgttacctgttcaaaggtgaaactgataatgaaccaaatttgtcagagtgcacaccttatataatattgtagccggtgcgctctatcaataaaattactgaacttctttcaccatgctcgtcagaggtgtgtacttcatcacacgatcgctaattgaaacgcaataggcagaagtatttgcaggtactgcactattaaattccatttcaatatgaacatctgttgatgatttcaaatgacttgcttggtgtgaacaatctacaacaatcagtggtgttgattcacaaaacgttttaaagtcaatttctgttccgagtttgctattgattgaatgattataatacgagggcgcaaaatccaaaaacatctgGTATAATACCTCttttttacctagcagattttcatatggataatactcgctgttcaaatatactttaacattgtaaataccgcagctatcgaaataagatattgattttttaattttactcttacgatcagtttgaaatgcaattataacgtattttggactatcaaaactcgatgtggtgcgaactgcccaagaatggttaagtgaattttgcaaatttggtaattcacaaatttcccaatgtcggaaacctaatttcagtggagtgtcagcatcgagcagtctcaaaaatttcagtcttacatgatcttctaaagttatgtagggcattctccattgcagttttgtaattttcacactaatgcTTGTTCCACTTgcggactcaacacaatttaggtctgtcggtgacctcaataagacaagttcctgtttcaaattcaaaattattctttgaaaatcttaaaaaaacgggaggattaatttcagcggtacacagaaagtgaatttattatctgttagctcatatcctgctctgtcaaaaccagccaggtgatatgtgtttttatcgagcgtattcttcactagtatagctttaattgtagatgttaatccaatcaatcttgatttagaaatttgctgacctgctaattcatatcatatctcatcaaaaaggttgccgattatgttactgcttaatttatagtctgccgcaactggtgcatcggctgggtctgttcccggttttgtacagttaactgttccctcaataaatatgaatgatttgcaaggtaaagaatagacatctaaagaatttatgccaatacgtgcctcgtcagagtttcttatttcctgtcccgaataaactgtatgagtgtgaaattggaatttggttatatcattataaaactgaaggtctgtctccacgtccagaatttcactaattgccgcCGCTCCTCCTAACATTctgccaatcaactataaaacctaacttttctaatattctcgcactcttagccgacaaagcacgtttgtttttaggtgttgatgCTCTCACGTTTgtctctctaatgacattgcgtgtacacgtcttatttgaacgtggattgaaaacaagataacccattacatttacttttgtttttcacgtatgtgcaacctaattgtaattgtatctccacggaaatcaataaacgattcATTCTGGTCtgtttacattaatagtttgaatttgatgtgtattcaaaggtacataaataattggtgatggtactttgtttattaaatagccgctaggaacctttggaaaaaatttatagattatattcttttgttttccgtcagagtaactaccacatgctaaattacactcgagtacaatactaccaatgcttgttatgttaaccaaatgctgagaataatgtcATTTATTTGGttccaaaacaacattatcaaaaccaagtatcttaccaaTCGAATCAGTatgtgttaaatcaatggctttatcagaatgaatttcaatcttcatagtatctACGTTTGggtgtataataagtttattcttctcatcaatattcaatttattctttaaagattttataatatcctcaacttcatatgcacccatatccagctcaattaatctatcaccatatttgaagctggaatttgttcctttgttaatgtttgcaatactattgtaactacaaaaattaatcaatccaatttcccattcacaatttttatccaattctataatttcttgtaaattttcatagaggttacttgtgttagatcttaatatgataacaaccatcttgtaatgtgtgttcagcacaaacacttaatcaCAACTGATtcgcaagaaacaataatgtaagatgaccacaaaaatcgctatttaatggttgcatgtgctctacattataaaatatatttactccaatttcttttttccaatatttgtccaattcgtatggtggttgtaaatttccaattggatcaaaataccaaacattggaaccaacttttttatatgcaacccaatgtgtACCATCCTTGCTTTCCctcgctaaattcacaatggcattctcgttttttggGTAATgtatctagcatatatatacctcttagccgaatctgtaataattttgatcaatcaatcgaatcataattactcaattctccttcaatactcatgtcttcttcttcttcttcttcttcctactcttctttgttgttctacgtttctcaacttgtttttgagggaataaactcactccatatgatgatgggggtggtggagggggtggaattaaaactctccccccactaatactgggaaaaggcttcaaaaaatacccttttcctgcaatatgctttttcaactgagctatagctttgcgtctaatatcattactataacttctcctctcattcttccccttcttcttcttctttctcaaagacccaccaaatgctgctttagctttcatgacgtttgtaacaagatagctaagtgctttcttgGCAGGAGGTGTttgtggatttttgaaaatgtcccacgCAGCgcttgctagagctctgtcagctaccgctcgagttttattatcactattttgcgTATAcactatatcatgtaccttacaggctctatctaatgaatttataccttgatcacctctcttaaacctttcattaacctttgtgccTGGGCCACACCACTGGTATCCGGGAATATGAATTTCATCCtgcaggttatcaattaccttatttaaaatagttgatgtgacattacctgccaaacctgacacaccctTAAAAAGttttgccgctgaactcaagattcctttacctcatttcctcgaactctgctttctcctacataccattttcttacctttcaactgaatggttgaacattaactgaggttaattaattaattaatcattacaccaacttaatcaaaagaaaattgaattggtttaattttcaatcgagttggaaatgaattcacaccatgtatcagattgctatgatacattgcttgattgataagaatattatttcaaataacaaataatctgaaaaggtgaaggcaatttgaaaaggggggAAATGACGCCACCATCGTGCGCCCACCCACATCTGCAGGAACacgtgccaaaacagatgtgggaGGGAGTGAGCGAGTCACTGAAGCGAGCACTATGCTGTacggctgtgtgtgtgtgtgtgtgtgtgtgtgtgtgtgtgtgtgtgtgtgtgtgtgtgtgtgtgtgtgtgtgtgtgtgtgtgtgtgtgtgtgtgtgtgtgtgtgtgtgtgtgtgtgtgtgtgtgtgtgtgcgtgtgtgtctGTGTAGCAGTAAAGACTAGTGAGCATGAttgcaacaaactataaaaggggcgctcaccttatttaaatatcattcacaacagagtgtAAGCAGGTGAACCATTTCTTctgtgtgtttctactattcattgtgaacttatcaacaacaacaacaacaggtaagaattgaaaacaattttttatcaaatatgtacacaatttattattattattaatcactacattataatatactactactacttgtaAAGCTTGTCACCACAACATGGTATGAGAATaagattgttaaattttaacaatcttAACGTCAGTCCATGTAGCGGTGACATGCTTCACCACTATTCCTAAATTCTTacaattactattaaattttacaacttgagcaggAGAAATTATGGAAGAAAGTCTCTGAGGTAGAtatacctcagagattttctttgtggatgaaatgtttatttttaatattatgcgCCTGCCATGGTGGTTTGTCTCCTCTCAAGCCGAGATGATGCTGTGCGGCACATCTTCCGCCAGCTCGCGGAGAGGAGTCCATGGTTTAGCCATTGGTGcattaacgattctcacgaactccatctcatcctcctcccctCGCCGCAGTTCCTTCATCAGTGGGACCATGGATGAGTTCTCGTCCATTCCAGCatgtttctgttgaaaaatatttgattagtgtcttatttgtttcagattatcatcatactagagaacttgatcaatagattATTGATCTCTACttcagattattgtcataatctcaacttgacatCATCGAATTGGCattctctgcataaagtgagtaatatcagttattgaaataatatttccttgctatcaaataatttatgcatgatcgattactttaaacaataataactcttaattcaatttctaatcagttcaaataatatttccttgccattaatttctaatcatttcaaataatattggtaacaaataattgttgcatgatcgattactttaatcaataacatctcataattcaatttccaatcacttcaaataatattcccttggcatcaatttctaatcatttcaaataatattggtgacaaataattgttgcatgatcaattacttcaatcaataatatctcataattcaatttctaatcacttcaaataatattccttggcatcaatttctaatcatttcaaataatattggtgacaaataattgttgcatgatcaattacttcaatcaataatatctcataattcaatttctaatcacttcaaataatattcccttggcatcaatttctaatcacttcaaataatattgctaacaaataattgttgcatgatcattctaatcagttcaaataatattggtaacaaataattgttgcatgatcattctaatcagttcaaataatatttccttgccatcaatttctaatcatttcgaatgatattggtattaaatcataataatcaaaggcttgtatgtgcacagattttttcaacaatcaatcatggaaaaaaatctgtgcacacacaagttaataatatttgttgaaactaacctttgtttgtgagAAGATTGACTCGTCCTCATCCCCGCTAACTTCAGCCTCCTCCTCAAACATCAACTTCCGCTTCCCCTGCTTCTGCCTGTTGTTCGGTAGAGTAGTTAGCACCGCTCGCCGCTGTGCCCAGGTAGCAGCTGGAGCCAAGCGTTGAATAGGACTGTCCCCCAGCACGATCTCGCCGCCCGGTGATGGTAGTTCCATGTTGAGTGGAGCAGGTGCAGCAGCAGCGGACGactcagcagcagcagcagcgatGGCAGCTTTCCGCTGCTAGTAGTTGAGCACGCGCTGGTGTGCTGGTGGGCTATCTGGCAGCACGTATGATGGAGAAGATGTTGATGGAGAACTCATCGTGAAGTGCACTCAAAGTAGACTCAGATGTAaatgacaattttcctctcatcacttctgtttatataccatacgtttctctctctgttccaggctcgtGCGAGTGAGAGCGAAGCATgctacaaggcgaaaaaaattcaaatttctcctctacaacacgtgctcccacaTTGTTATTGGCAACATTCAaatttgtaagtattctctctcctATCACAAAAAACTGTCACTCAATCATACTATATTTTCGAATAGCATCCTTGTacatgtgttagaagacgaaaaaaaaaatctcgtctagaactcTGCATGGGATGGTGTCTGCCCacacctgctagaagctgaGGAAAATCTCCTCCATGTCAACTCACTCAAACATATTTTGAATAGCCTCTCATGatgcttattgatttctaatattatcagttatgaaatatttcattgttttcacagcattctCTCACCTCTCAACATAGGGCTCACccaaacattttttgaatagcattctcgcCTCTTGATTGATTTCTtatattatcagttattaaatattctattgttttcacagcattctCTCAACATGGCTTCCGatctcataaccagttgagctctcgtcgagGCAACACACCTGAGAGGTTAACGAGCAATCTGAAAGGAAGCATAGCCGGTATCTACAGCTGAGAGGCTAGCTCACAATTGAAAAGGAAGCATAGCCACCTGTACATCTACAGTCAAGGAGATTCACACAGCATCACCCAACACATGATTTTATCCTCTgtggaggagaggaaaattgttcTCGGAGGACAATATTTGTCCTctgaggacagtttttgtccttggaggggaggatttttgtcattGGAGGACAAtatttgtcctcggaggacaatttttgtgctcggaggataaaaaaccttctacaacatactgcatgcatgcgattttagcTCATCTTTACGGTATATCCGGATAATCCTccccccgctcttctttctcacactcttcatataaacaaaacggtaaatgcattactttttcaaatatattctcgataatatatttgcaatagacacattgcagatagaatggatttttatgtaagaaataaccatttctcgcaaaatactctgctttatcgGATAATGATTAACgatagtcacaatgtagatgatgcttttcaaaatactctccttgaacggatgaatcttctacatgattaaaagttaaatatctcTCTTCATATtgacatagaatattattatcgaaattctcctcttcaattgttatattatatttccttctacagttcgggctgtaccttgcatgttctattgctggtatgtcactttcttcccattttcccaaacaaattgaacagaatacacatcgcacaatgtctggcacagatgagaatataaatccctctttcgccatgttttccgtggacaaatgcggagaagattttgtccatcttttatcaaaagataataatcttaatctttcatgcaacattatgtgatcttgagatatcatttccacacacagccttcttctaccaatgctgATTCACAACTGAttcaaaaacatacatgaaaCTCTAATTCTATGTCAAcctgatcgttattctttcGTTTTTcgtataggtaagaaatcaccttgctatgctttcaacaAAGACTGTTTCAATGAGGCATAGTCCACCACCTCATCTCGCATCAGCAGTCTTTGACAACATCCAAATCTTCTCTCGATAAGTCTGTATGAGCTCATTTCTCAACTTtcttactataaataccacTGCATTGATCTGCATTCGTTTAGTTTGATAGTGTCAATGGTGCAAtaaacatggatacttctaagGTGTTATGTACCTATgctctgtggtaataaaatcaagTCTAGCAATGAGTGGTTCGGTTTGTGGCTTCTATCAGAAAACTTGTGTGATGACAACCTTGTGacagacattggaaatattgattacactgctggggaagaactgtttgtgcaggatgactcaaatcttgtgcctattacagaacctttttgtgacaatattatgcttgtgaaaatctgtgctttggatgattgtgaggcaatggataagagacgcttcgttctaaaaaaggatatatgtgatgcattcaacttatatttgagaggcaaattctctaatatgctgtcagctaaacatggagtcaaagcaaagctggcttacctattggacagtggaagtgatatgtgtcaaaagattctacaagtgcttgGCAAAGATAATTACAACgaggtgaaacaaaaataccaggaaCCAGTAGAGATACCTTGCAAAGTGGAGCTTGCAGATGTCTCAATTGTTACATTGATGGAAAAGCTACCGAGattattggagcagctgagAAAGGAGCATTTCTATCTACTAGACTCgggcataacacaggactttgctggaatattcaacaagaatgggatgtgtgactttctaactacaaatcatcgtttctgctttcaaggagaatataaagaagactataatgtgatatcagataacaataaaactttTGGGATTGATTGCTTGAGTTGGGTCAATAGTAATGCGAgggtgaaaatttataataagtttgtatgtcaAATAACAAGCtctggtgtaaataagcagttaggcaaccatattgtagactttattgacTGTCCAGATTCAAGATTACGGGAAACTTTCACCTCTCCTGcagctaaaatgcatggtattacatgtttggaagctacaatctataactATAGTTTAACAAATAGAGACAATAGCAAAACCTTTGACCCTATTCGAGATAGCTTGTCACTtttgaatgatagtagaaattatttccaaaatgctccaatttattctgtgtcctTGGCCAAAATGTGGAGGaaactgacagataatttgaaaaatagttgttgtctggtctataatgatcttctacagtatgtttactggAGTAATAGCAATACCAGcaaattgactggagtacaagtAAAGCTTCCCACTAACAcacaacatagaaataaaataatttcttatgttatccctgcattcagtttcaatttactacctatCAATTATGCGGAAATTTTTgaggatccatcaaacaaaaataatgtcagtttctcacaaaagtgctatattaagagtggtgaggcatatttctccaagtcaaccacagttttctctaccatatccaaagttgttgacctagatgagttggggcTTGTAGCGACatgtaacttgataccacaagtcttaagaaaacgagcaaacataacctgtaagcttcctccataccctgttaaagagatacagcccttcTCTCCTATCACGCTGCTATCACccaagaagcgtaagctagaactggatgaaattgatctaaaacggaggaaaattgagttttttgaagccacacagtcatttagggaTCAGCATAAGCAGCTAGAACAATTTGAGGAaggaatagaaaatttgagagaggaacttgagccatatttccattcacgttggcaaaattttgatctaagtggagtgtacaatgtgactgcatttactgtgaataatactGGGAAATTCCCATATGTAGGTGTACTAGGGGAGGAAGATGGTTTGAAAAacgtttactttgtaaaggggtaccataagaatatttttattaaagcatacaaagctatcgaaactctcaaaaaagagggttattttgtaatcccttacactgacaaaaaagaaataattcgtctaccaagggaagagaaaatttgtgtaattacagtcaatggtatgacaagctataatggtcatacatttcctagaatagaatcagttAAGTTTCTGccagatgtttggaaaaacttggaagacacccCCTTCACACagaaagaagtggagcagtataataacatcacaatgctggaaattaaagggaaagtaaaagtaggacagtgcaaaagattagaagaGTTACCAGAAGGTACAGAGTTAGTCAtcattgcaataaaagaagtgtacaatagaaacaatactcggtatattctacagtttgaaaatctggaagcattgtatgtctcaaactattggttagaggaagaatttgaaaagccaaacatggatttgaattataaaattagaatcaagctagatgtttccaaatatacacccagtaggaataaggaaagagttactttctgtatATGATTGGGCCATGCATATGCTTTGTTGtatgtaaattaatttaaaaataaagaaaattattgtaacatttagCGTTGACATTGACCCCTCTCCCCTTCTCccgattcctctctcattttttctttcctgctaaacgagtggaggaggTGGACAGaggaggagaacggaggacaatttttgtcatcagaggacaatttttatcattggaggacagtttttgtcatcggaggacagtttttgtcctcggaggggaggatttttgtcctcggattgaaaaatttaatatgatgaggtcctataatcacaccatgtatcagattgaatgtgcaaaaatctttttgagtccttatgacaaTAAGAGATATATTGCTGAGAACGGTGTAGACACTTtaccttttggacattatagagtgccaacaacactctgaactgattgctcagtatgtcctaCGAGGagcatccatcaccactaattttgattttgtgttgtaaatatgaatattattagatctaggATGGCATTAGAACTTCATAGTGTACCACGCGTTAACTATCCCACttgcaaatatgagttgaaaagtgaaaaagacttgcttcaagccgatctcattgagatgagcagtttatcacgttttgataaaggttataggtatatctcagctgttattaattgtttttcaaaatttgcatattatgtaccattaaaagacaagtcaagtcaatctgtatttgatgcactcgagccaattatttctaaaaataagggagttaagttgtttcaatcagatcagggaacagaattctttaattcaaaagttaaagcgttattagatagatacagtattaaacatGTTTTTagcgataagaaagcctccatagttgaaaggtttgaTAGAACAATtagagcaaaaatttatagcTATTTAACTGAACgcggaaccaaaaactggatatcacagctagacagtttggttcgcgattataatgcaacaatgcacacttcaattagaatgaaacctaaagatatgaggaaaaaagatcgtaatcgtgttttaatgtctttgaattctgcattcaatagacgatataaattgaaaaattcaaaaccaaaatttgaGCTAGAAgatgtacgaatctcaaagaaaagggttcttttcgatgaatcttataacataaattggagcgcagagtattttgtaattcattctatatttctttctcaacctgtaacgtatagcttgcgagatctaaacagagaagtaattagtggtaggtcttacggagaagaaattaaaaaaacagaattaaacgagtcggagagacaagtatatctgattgaaaaaatattaaagcgtgacaaaaaaggattgcttgttaagtggattggattttcaacgcctagttatattagtagaagtcaactattagatgaaaaataatctatatcacattgtaatacattccattcagtgtaaatatgacAGAGATTTGGTCtaaatataatacgtctttatCAAAAAACGCTTCTCAGTTCCATTTTAATCCGAAGTTTCATTTTCGTAATTCGCTAAGGCTTAGATAAGGGCAAGCAACAGATGCATTCTAGTaaagagggtgcgggaaagagagggaatgatatgttgaagtgagaaacttctatcagtgcatTGAAAGGGGAGAGCGAGCGCCTGTCGCTTGCATCCCGATGTGATAAGCTAT
The genomic region above belongs to Nilaparvata lugens isolate BPH chromosome 5, ASM1435652v1, whole genome shotgun sequence and contains:
- the LOC120351336 gene encoding uncharacterized protein LOC120351336, whose amino-acid sequence is MELPSPGGEIVLGDSPIQRLAPAATWAQRRAVLTTLPNNRQKQGKRKLMFEEEAEVSGDEDESIFSQTKKHAGMDENSSMVPLMKELRRGEEDEMEFVRIVNAPMAKPWTPLRELAEDVPHSIISA